GGCCAAAAATGTCCGCCGGAAGGTGAACTTTCAGCGCAGCTTGGCGTGTCCAGAAGTTCCCTTCGCGAGGCTATCCGGGCCATGTCGGCACTGGGCGTCATGGAGGCGCGGCATGGATCCGGCACCTATGTGTCATCCCTGGAACCAGCCGAAATCCTCAAGGGGTTTGCACTGCTGGTTGACCTCTTCCCCTTCGACAGCGTCCTTGAGCTATTTGAAATCCGACGGGCTCTTGAGTCGCACGCCGCGGCCGGCGCTGCGGCAAAATGCACGCCGGAACTCCTGGCCGAACTCGACGACCTCACCGCTAAGATGGAGGCCACGGAGGATTCCGCGGACATTTCAGATTTGGATGCTCGCTTCCACGAGGCCATCTGCACAGCAGGGGGAAATTCGACGTTGACGGGCCTCATGGGCCTGTTCCGTTCCCGCGGACGGCATTTCAACATCTTCGACAGTGTTGAGGGGGCAACCGTGCGCCAGGTAAGCAACAAGGGCCACCGCGACATTCTCGAAGCCATCCGGAACCGAGATCCGGCCTCGGCAGCCACGGCCACCGCCGCACACATCGCCCAGAGCGAGTATTGGCTCAAGAAATTCCGCCCGGCGCCCCAGGTCCTGCCGCAGGTACACCCTCAAAACCAACCGCAGGAGGACGTGGACTAGACCTGTGGCTCCGGTCCGACATGCCCGGCCACCATCCGGGCGGCCATAGTCTCCGTCATAACCCTGCTAGCCGCGGGGTTCAGGAAGGCGCGGTCGATCAGCGCATGGCTCCCCTCCGTGGCCAGTCCTCGTCCCCAGGCCGTTTTGCACAGACGGTAACCACGCTCCGGCTCGCCGGCAGGGCGTCCGGGTTTGGACCGCAGGTAGGAATTTGTTGTCGGTGCGGCCTCGGTGAACTCACACAACACCATGCGTTGGGTTTTCAGCACTATGCTCATGCCCCATTGTGGCCGGCACACTCCGACTGGCGTCCACCCCCGCGGGCGGCGGCTCCACCCCTGGTAGGAGGAACCGGCGTCGAACTTTTCAGTGATCTCCACCCCGGCTCCGATCCCCCGGCTTCGCGTGGAAATTAGGCTGGGACCATGACGATCATTACTGAGAATTCCCAACGCACCATAGCGGTTCAGGCCCGCGGTTTGCGCAAGACCTACGGCAGGGGCGAGACCGAGGTGACCGCGCTTAAGGGTGTGGACCTGAACTTCCCGGCAGGGCAGTTCACCGCCATCATGGGCCCCTCCGGGTCCGGAAAATCGACCCTGATGCATTGCCTG
This region of Arthrobacter alpinus genomic DNA includes:
- a CDS encoding FadR/GntR family transcriptional regulator, with translation MSAVETAMQGLRSKIASGELAPGQKCPPEGELSAQLGVSRSSLREAIRAMSALGVMEARHGSGTYVSSLEPAEILKGFALLVDLFPFDSVLELFEIRRALESHAAAGAAAKCTPELLAELDDLTAKMEATEDSADISDLDARFHEAICTAGGNSTLTGLMGLFRSRGRHFNIFDSVEGATVRQVSNKGHRDILEAIRNRDPASAATATAAHIAQSEYWLKKFRPAPQVLPQVHPQNQPQEDVD
- a CDS encoding GNAT family N-acetyltransferase; its protein translation is MEITEKFDAGSSYQGWSRRPRGWTPVGVCRPQWGMSIVLKTQRMVLCEFTEAAPTTNSYLRSKPGRPAGEPERGYRLCKTAWGRGLATEGSHALIDRAFLNPAASRVMTETMAARMVAGHVGPEPQV